In the Candidatus Sysuiplasma jiujiangense genome, CATAATATCGGGCATAGACATTTCAGAGCCCGACGAACCGGAAAATGAACATGAATTTAGGGACATGCAGATAGAGATAGAAAAACTACTGGAACCGGCCAATGCAGATGAGGCAAAGAAAAATATCGAGGCGATGTGGAAATGAAATTCACCGTAAATCTCAGTTCTGAAGTTTTTGAAATGCTGGAAGAAGACTACAGGCACATGGTTGACGACGGGAGAAAGAGATGTGATCATTTCATACCGATGTCCTTCGAGGAATTTGTTTCGAGGGTGATCGATGAAGAGTTCTTCCGGATTATCGACGCCAGGGAGGACGCGCGGTTGTTGATTGAACGCAAAGGAGACAAGCTGGAGGTTGATTTTGATTGATATCTGAAGAAGAGCCTCAATACGAAAGTTGGGCTGAAAGACGTTTCGCGCCTTATGTCGAACAGATAGCGAAAGAAATGAAGCTTGATTTCGAATACCAGCACTCGGTAAAAGAGACATCCTATTCCACATGGGTAGAATGGTGTAATGATGGCGAGGATGACAGCGAATACAACGATGATGACACGCCTCGCAAGTGGAGATTAGTAGATGGACGGTGGGAACATGGACGCTATATTCAATGTGAGGAACCGCATACTTACGAGAAATACCGTCTGGATTTTGTGCTTAAGGGCAATGGTGTCAAGGTTGATTTGGAGGTTGACGGTAAGCGCTGGCACGACAATGAGAAGGATCGAATACGTGATCGTTACATGGAGAGCGCAGGATATCACATTATACGGGTGGCAGCAAAAGATGTCAATAAGGATCCTCTTTCATTGGCCATCAGGATCAAAAATGAGATTAGGATGCTTCGATGGGAGGCCGTCCAATGAACAACAGAATGCTCGACCTCTTTGCAGGCTCTAAATCCGTATCAAGAATATTCAAGGAAGCGGGATATGATGTAACATCTGTGGATATTCTGTGGGGTCAGGATGTAATGACATGGGAGCCAGACGGATACTATAATTTCGTATGGGCATCTCCACCCTGTGATACCTATACAGATGTACCATGGCACAATGTGCCGGTTGACCTTTCACTCTGGAAGAGAACCCTGGAAGTCATAGAGAAAATCAAACCGGAGTATTATGTCATTGAGAACGTAAGGGGAGCTCAGAGATACTGGGGCAAAGCTGTTAAACACGTTGGTTCAAGATATCTCTGGGGAGATTTTCCATTGTTTGACGTGAAAGACGGAAAAGACCTATACGGAAAATGGAGACTTCCGCCATCGCCTGATAGAAAGATGCTAAGGTCGATGATTCCGGAAAGGCTCACAAGGAGCCTTGTTAAAGCACTGGAGGCCGTCCAATGAACATAACCCTTCTCGAGCTCAGGCTATTCGTTGTATGCGATAGATGCGGAACCCTTGAAATCCTATCCACAATCGAAGAAGACAGGGAACTTGCAGTCGAAATTAAGTGGAGCCACATGAAGAACTATCCAACCCACAGGGTAGAGGCAATCACGAGTGAGGTGGAAATATGACCCTCCCACGCATTAAACAGCAGACTCTTCATGGCGACTTCTCAGATGTTTATCACCATTCTCACGTTGACTCACGATACTGGTTAATCCCTCCTGAGATTTACGAGCCATTAGATCAAGAGTTTAAGTTCACATTCGACCCTTGTCCGTTTCCGTTTCAGAAGGACGGCATAGAAATTGATTGGGGAGATGTAAACTGGGTAAATCCTCCTTTTAGAAAGAAGGATTCGATCAACGGGCATGGCCCAACGGCATTCGTTAGAAAGGCCATTGAAGAACAGAAAAAAGGCAAAACCTCTGTAATGATAATGCCAGTTCAGTCTTATGTTAACATGTTATTGGAGGCAGGTGTGGAAATTCGCCCTGTTGGCCGTGTTAGATGGGTTGATGCCAATACAGGCAGGACCGACCCCTCACCTTCAACTAATGCCCTGTTCGTTCTACGAGGGAGGAAATAATATGATCCCCCTCTTGGAACCCTGCCCCTGCCCATACTGCAATAAGCCATACAAAAGCCCGAAAGCATGCGATGCACATAAAGGCAAATGCAACATGAAGCCTCCTGCTAAGGGCAGTACCGGAGTCCTTGAATTTGATGTCTTAAGGGCATTGAGAAT is a window encoding:
- a CDS encoding DUF559 domain-containing protein is translated as MISEEEPQYESWAERRFAPYVEQIAKEMKLDFEYQHSVKETSYSTWVEWCNDGEDDSEYNDDDTPRKWRLVDGRWEHGRYIQCEEPHTYEKYRLDFVLKGNGVKVDLEVDGKRWHDNEKDRIRDRYMESAGYHIIRVAAKDVNKDPLSLAIRIKNEIRMLRWEAVQ